A portion of the Scylla paramamosain isolate STU-SP2022 chromosome 2, ASM3559412v1, whole genome shotgun sequence genome contains these proteins:
- the LOC135114713 gene encoding homeobox protein MSH-C-like: MMSSPPPRITVAPDSFSIESLLASRRPESGHNHPSLPPQPSPLISALRPPRPDLHGQQNRREASPPQPPSHASPMFLASLRAVSESPRPSSKAESDVTTTGREDEYEEEEEEDEDEGEMRECDGGEDEVVVDDLKSQAMEAEGGVTTSSDARPSDAESLKAGEERKKRPRTAFTASQIKALEQEFEKNKYLSVSKRLQLSKQLKLTETQIKIWFQNRRTKWKRKYTNDLEVMAQQYYSALGLLSHRPMVVGDRLWLFNYPMGHPNQHTVGLHGNSALPPLPSHLSTHVLPHLPPPCLPALPLPSSLVAASGERPIIHSSPINPLTDRHVIGGSHTSPPSSLSPIGSGTVPTLTSPLYTPATAMDSLHSPIPTFGAQTQHDGRPAV; this comes from the exons ATGATGTCCTCTCCGCCTCCAAGAATCACTGTGGCTCCAGACTCTTTTTCTATTGAGTCTCTTTTAGCTTCCCGGAGACCTGAGTCTGGACACAACCATCCAAGTCTTCCGCCCCAGCCCTCCCCCCTCATCTCGGCACTAAGACCACCCAGGCCAGACTTGCACGGGCAGCAAAACAGGCGGGAGGCTTCTCCACCGCAGCCACCCAGCCATGCATCACCCATGTTCCTGGCCAGCCTGCGCGCCGTGTCTGAGTCTCCGCGGCCCTCCTCCAAGGCGGAGAGCGACGTCACGACAACAGGGCGCGAAGATGagtatgaagaagaggaagaggaggatgaagatgaaggagagatgagggagtgTGACGGAGGCGAGGAcgaagtggtggtggatgaCCTCAAAAGCCAAGCCATGGAGGCCGAGGGGGGCGTAACCACCTCCAGTGACGCGCGGCCCAGTGAtgcgg AAAGCCTGAAGGCGGGGGAGGAGCGAAAAAAGAGGCCGAGAACCGCCTTCACGGCCTCGCAGATCAAGGCGCTGGAGCAGGAGTTTGAGAAGAACAAATACCTCTCCGTCAGCAAGCGACTGCAACTCTCCAAGCAGCTCAAACTCACGGAAACAcag ATCAAGATTTGGTTCCAGAATCGGCGCACCAAGTGGAAGCGGAAGTACACCAATGACCTGGAGGTGATGGCGCAGCAGTACTACTCGGCGCTCGGCCTGCTCTCCCACAGGCCCATGGTGGTGGGCGACCGCCTCTG GCTCTTCAACTACCCCATGGGCCACCCCAACCAACACACCGTGGGTCTCCATGGCAACAGCGCTCTGCCTCCCCTGCCCTCCCATCTGTCCACTCACGTCCTgccccacctccctccaccgTGCCTCCCTGCcctacctctcccctcctccctggtGGCTGCCTCGGGTGAGCGACCAATCATCCATTCAAGTCCTATCAACCCCTTGACTGACCGCCATGTGATTGGTGGCTCTCACACCTCGCCTCCCAGCTCGCTGTCTCCTATTGGCTCCGGAACAGTGCCCACCCTGACGTCACCGCTGTACACTCCCGCCACGGCCATGGACTCCTTGCACTCACCAATTCCTACCTTCGGAGCCCAGACTCAACACGACGGCCGCCCCGCAGTATAA